A window of Ranitomeya variabilis isolate aRanVar5 chromosome 2, aRanVar5.hap1, whole genome shotgun sequence contains these coding sequences:
- the PABPN1L gene encoding embryonic polyadenylate-binding protein 2 isoform X1, with product MSVCNMRAAVLGMSVSSLQSCSFLGESWCLGYGSQVWGNHSQLPPDWDVTWEMSGKDSELEVGGGERDLHEDGDFDDPELKAIKMRVREMEEEAERLKGLTGDETTDEHSKVGLPYSLSAEEKREADKRSVYVGNVDYGGTAQDLESHFSSCGSINRITILCDKFSGHPKGYAYIEFAEKSSMEAAVAMDESVFRGRTIKVLPKRTNMPGISSTDRGGFRGRPRGTRGSFQRGQRSRNRPYRGRGRTVQWNKPY from the exons ATGAGTGTGTGCAATATGAGGGCGGCTGTATTAGGAATGTCCGTCTCCTCCTTGCAGTCATGCAGCTTTCTGGGGGAGTCTTGGT GCCTGGGCTACGGTAGTCAGGTGTGGGGCAACCACAGCCAATTGCCTCCCGACTGGGATGTGACGTGGGAAATGTCTGGGAAGGATTCAGAACTGGAGGTTGGTGGCGGTGAACGGGACCTCCATGAAGACGGAGACTTTGACGATCCT GAATTGAAAGCCATAAAGATGCGGGTACGAGAGATGGAAGAAGAGGCAGAGCGCCTGAAGGGACTGACCGGGGATGAGACGACCGATGAGCACTCTAAAGTTG GTCTTCCTTATTCTTTGAGCGCAGAAGAGAAGCGGGAGGCTGATAAACGTTCTGTATATGTAGGAAAT GTGGATTATGGAGGCACAGCCCAGGATTTAGAGTCTCACTTCAGTAGTTGTGGCTCCATCAACCGGATCACAATTTTATGTGACAAATTTTCTGGACatcccaaagg ATATGCATATATAGAGTTTGCAGAAAAGAGCTCAATGGAAGCTGCCGTCGCAATGGACGAATCCGTGTTCCGAGGACGAACAATCAAG GTTTTACCCAAGAGGACAAACATGCCCGGCATTAGCAGCACGGACAGGGGAGGGTTCCGTGGAAGACCCAGAGGGACCAGGGGAAGCTTCCAGAGAGGTCAGAGGTCCAGGAATCGTCCATACAG AGGTCGTGGAAGAACCGTCCAGTGGAATAAGCCCTACTGA
- the PABPN1L gene encoding embryonic polyadenylate-binding protein 2 isoform X2: MIHTGLGYGSQVWGNHSQLPPDWDVTWEMSGKDSELEVGGGERDLHEDGDFDDPELKAIKMRVREMEEEAERLKGLTGDETTDEHSKVGLPYSLSAEEKREADKRSVYVGNVDYGGTAQDLESHFSSCGSINRITILCDKFSGHPKGYAYIEFAEKSSMEAAVAMDESVFRGRTIKVLPKRTNMPGISSTDRGGFRGRPRGTRGSFQRGQRSRNRPYRGRGRTVQWNKPY, encoded by the exons ATGATACACACAG GCCTGGGCTACGGTAGTCAGGTGTGGGGCAACCACAGCCAATTGCCTCCCGACTGGGATGTGACGTGGGAAATGTCTGGGAAGGATTCAGAACTGGAGGTTGGTGGCGGTGAACGGGACCTCCATGAAGACGGAGACTTTGACGATCCT GAATTGAAAGCCATAAAGATGCGGGTACGAGAGATGGAAGAAGAGGCAGAGCGCCTGAAGGGACTGACCGGGGATGAGACGACCGATGAGCACTCTAAAGTTG GTCTTCCTTATTCTTTGAGCGCAGAAGAGAAGCGGGAGGCTGATAAACGTTCTGTATATGTAGGAAAT GTGGATTATGGAGGCACAGCCCAGGATTTAGAGTCTCACTTCAGTAGTTGTGGCTCCATCAACCGGATCACAATTTTATGTGACAAATTTTCTGGACatcccaaagg ATATGCATATATAGAGTTTGCAGAAAAGAGCTCAATGGAAGCTGCCGTCGCAATGGACGAATCCGTGTTCCGAGGACGAACAATCAAG GTTTTACCCAAGAGGACAAACATGCCCGGCATTAGCAGCACGGACAGGGGAGGGTTCCGTGGAAGACCCAGAGGGACCAGGGGAAGCTTCCAGAGAGGTCAGAGGTCCAGGAATCGTCCATACAG AGGTCGTGGAAGAACCGTCCAGTGGAATAAGCCCTACTGA